The DNA window AAACAGCCAGAACAGCGTTCCCAGAGTCATGATAAAAACACGATGGCGCAATCTTCCGAAAGAAATATCAGGTCAGAGCGCCAGACTACCCTATTGTGAGAGTTCGGGGAATCGCTATGGCTTTGCCCGCGATTTGGCCCGAACGGCTGGCAACCGGCCGGAAAGCATTGTCAGGAAGTGACTGGTGAGCAGTTGCGCCTGATCCACACTGCTTCCCAGATCCTCGGATTCCTGTCTGGCGCTTTCGCTGCTGCGGACAGACTCATCACCCAATGTAAGCAGTCGACTTACTTGTTGCTGTACCTGCAGGCTGAGAGCAGACTGCTCTTCCGTAGCCCCGGTCACTTCATGGGTGCAGCTGGTAATAATGTCAATGTCCTTCAGGGTAGACGTGAGTGCCTTGCTGGCCTCGCTGCCCATGAAGGTGGTTTGCTTGCAGGCGCTGGCGCCACGATCAATAACCTCCACGACGTTATGGGTTTCGCTTTGTAAAGCGTCGATAATTTCCTCAATTTTTTGCGTGGATTCATGGGTACGCTGGGCCAGTCCGCGGACTTCATCCGCAACGACGGCGAAACCACGCCCCGCATCGCCGGCCCGTGCAGCTTCAATAGCCGCGTTGAGCGCCAGCAGATTGGTTTGCTTGGCAATATCGGAAATCACGTCGAGTACCAGCCCGATCGTGTCACTTTTTTCTGACAGAGCAGTTATTCGCTCGTTGGCTGCGGAGAGCTGGTTTTGCAGGTTCGACAGATTGTCGTTCATTATCTGCATCTGCTGCTGGCAGTGAACGGCCGATTTACTGGCGTCTATGGTCGCGTCATGGGTTCTGTTTGTCAGCTCACTGACACTTCTGACGCTGCGCGCGAGTTCGTCAAATGCCTGGGTAATGCTATGGATATCCTCGCGTTGACTGCGAATGCTGGAGACTGAATGCGATACCCACTCAATCGCACGCTGTTTGTTTCCGTGCAGTTGCCCGACATTGGTGTGCATACGGGCTGAAACCGCGCGCAGAGTCGCGTCACGTTTTTGCCGGTCGAACTCAATCCATGCGCTTTCATCACGGCGACCGGTATAGATCCATGGCATAGCCGGATGAGCGCCGTGACAGGCGGCCCTTGCGCTCCGGACCATGGGGCGTGTCAGCCAATGCAGAATCAGAAAAACTGCCAGTAACAGCAGTTGAAGAAACGCCAGGCTTGAGGCGGGCAGTGCCGTCAGGCCAAGAGCCAGGAGCCCGGTCGCCAGCACTCCGTACAGGCAGAGCAGCTTCCATGGCAGAGCTGGACTGATGGCAAGAAAGCGCCGGGGAACATTGCCTTGATTCCAGGCAGCGTAAGCCAATTCCGCCCGCTTGATCTGGGCGCGATCTGGGAGTACACGGACAGACTGATACTCAACAATCCGGCCTTGACTAAATATTGGCGTTACAAACGCGTCCACCCAGTAGTGGTCACCATTTTTACACCGGTTTTTTACAATCCCGCGCCATGAGTCACCATTTTGTATGGTTTGCCACAGGTCGCCAAAGGCTCCCGGTGGCATGTCGGGGTGTCGTATAACGTTATGGTGCTGGCCTATCAGCTCATCGGCGGTATAGCCGGAAACCTCCGAGAACGCCTCATTGGCTGCGGTAATCCGGCCATCCAGGTCTGTAGTGGTAATAAGATTCAGATCACCCGGATAGGTGCGCTCATTCCGGGTGACAGGTTCATTTCTGCGCATTCGGTAAGTCGCCTTTTTTATTGCTTTTATATAGTGCGAAGCCTGCCTTCTGGCCGGGCTCTGTGCCTGTGGAGGCACATCAATGAATCTGATGTTGACCAGTCTGCGATGAAATTTACCTTGGGGATATCCATAAAATGCAAAAGATGAATATAGGTTCATTTTTAATTATCATGCCATCCCGGAGACCTGCTTTTGCGTAGCATGGACAGATAGTGGTTGGTTTCCTTCTATGCTGATAGTGCGTAGCCCGTGGGGTGCGGGCTGGACTATGAGGAGTGGGGCACTAGATGCAGTTTGAGCAGCAGCAAGATTTCAGAGCTTTGGTGGAGCAATACCCTCGCGCCATCATGTTGGTCACCAAAGAGTCCAGGATTACCTACGTAAACTGCATGTTTCGTTCAGTGACCGGCTATGGGCAGGATGAGGTGGTGGGCCAGCCACCCTCGATTCTGAGTTCCGGGCTGCATGCACCGGAATTCTACCAGGCCATGTGGCAGACATTGAGCAGCGAGGGACGCTGGGAAGGGTTGATCTGGAACCGGAAAAAAAGCGGAGAGGTCTACCCGCAATGGCTCAGCATTTACCCTATGAATCTTGAAGGGCGACAGGCCTATGTCGGCATGTTTATGGATATGGGCGAACGAACCGGTGTGGATGAGCGTCTGGCATCACTCGCCTATTACGACCCCCTTACGGAGCTACCCAATCGCTCTTTATTTCAGGAGTTTCTGAAAGCCCGGGTCAGTCAGCATTCTCTTGATGGTGCCTGCTTTTCTGTTTTGTTTATTGATCTGGATTTTTTCAAGTCGATCAATGATCTGCATGGGCATGAGTGTGGCGATGGTGTGCTGAAACAGGCTGCCATGTGTATTCAGAGCGTGGTTGGCAAGGTTGATGTGGTTGCACGGCTGTCAGGTGACGAGTTTGCGGTTATTGTAGAACTGCAAGGCATGGAGGAGTTGAAGGAGGTCTGTCAGCGCATGATTCAGGCTTTCCGTGCTCCAGTGATTGTTGGCCAGCGGGAGTATTTTCTCTCGGCTTCGGTAGGGGCGGCGGTTTTCCCCATACATGGGAAAAGTGGTACGGAGCTTCTGCAGAAAGCCGATAGGGCCATGTATGCAGCAAAGCTGGCTGGGCGGGCCTGCTACCGTATATACAGCGAGGCAGATGATGCGCAGGGGCGTCTTGAACAGCGCCTCTCTGAGGCTCTGGTAACATCACTGAAAACCTCACCAGATGAGTTTCGTGTGGTGTATCAGCCTCAATATGATCTCCGCTCAGGGCAGGCTGTGGGCATGGAAGCTCTGTTGCGCTGGGATCATCCGGATTTCGGCCCGGTATCGCCTGCCGACTTTGTTCCGCTGGCAGAACGCCGGGGCCTGATTCATGAAATGACACAGTATCTGGTACGCGGGATACTGGCAGACCTTCTGGCGTTCCCCCCGGAGCGGAGTGAGTTCCGGCTGGCGATTAACATTTCGGCCCGTCAAATCACGGATGCCCGGCTGGGCCTGGTTATCGGCCCGCTGTTCAAGCGTATTCAGGAACTGGGCTGGCAGCTGGAAATCGAGATCACTGAAACCCATATCATGCACCTTACCAGGCAGTGTCTGGAAACGCTCAAGGAATTCCGGGATCAGGGTGTTGGGATAGCTATCGATGATTTTGGCACTGGTTACTCTTCGCTGGCGTATCTGCAGAACCTGCCAGTACAGGTGCTCAAAATAGACCGGCAGTTTATCCGTCGCCTGGGCACGGAGAACAGTGATTCCCGGATAGTGTCCGCTATTTTAGGTATTGCGGAAGC is part of the Marinobacter sp. ANT_B65 genome and encodes:
- a CDS encoding methyl-accepting chemotaxis protein, which translates into the protein MRRNEPVTRNERTYPGDLNLITTTDLDGRITAANEAFSEVSGYTADELIGQHHNVIRHPDMPPGAFGDLWQTIQNGDSWRGIVKNRCKNGDHYWVDAFVTPIFSQGRIVEYQSVRVLPDRAQIKRAELAYAAWNQGNVPRRFLAISPALPWKLLCLYGVLATGLLALGLTALPASSLAFLQLLLLAVFLILHWLTRPMVRSARAACHGAHPAMPWIYTGRRDESAWIEFDRQKRDATLRAVSARMHTNVGQLHGNKQRAIEWVSHSVSSIRSQREDIHSITQAFDELARSVRSVSELTNRTHDATIDASKSAVHCQQQMQIMNDNLSNLQNQLSAANERITALSEKSDTIGLVLDVISDIAKQTNLLALNAAIEAARAGDAGRGFAVVADEVRGLAQRTHESTQKIEEIIDALQSETHNVVEVIDRGASACKQTTFMGSEASKALTSTLKDIDIITSCTHEVTGATEEQSALSLQVQQQVSRLLTLGDESVRSSESARQESEDLGSSVDQAQLLTSHFLTMLSGRLPAVRAKSRAKP
- a CDS encoding putative bifunctional diguanylate cyclase/phosphodiesterase, which gives rise to MQFEQQQDFRALVEQYPRAIMLVTKESRITYVNCMFRSVTGYGQDEVVGQPPSILSSGLHAPEFYQAMWQTLSSEGRWEGLIWNRKKSGEVYPQWLSIYPMNLEGRQAYVGMFMDMGERTGVDERLASLAYYDPLTELPNRSLFQEFLKARVSQHSLDGACFSVLFIDLDFFKSINDLHGHECGDGVLKQAAMCIQSVVGKVDVVARLSGDEFAVIVELQGMEELKEVCQRMIQAFRAPVIVGQREYFLSASVGAAVFPIHGKSGTELLQKADRAMYAAKLAGRACYRIYSEADDAQGRLEQRLSEALVTSLKTSPDEFRVVYQPQYDLRSGQAVGMEALLRWDHPDFGPVSPADFVPLAERRGLIHEMTQYLVRGILADLLAFPPERSEFRLAINISARQITDARLGLVIGPLFKRIQELGWQLEIEITETHIMHLTRQCLETLKEFRDQGVGIAIDDFGTGYSSLAYLQNLPVQVLKIDRQFIRRLGTENSDSRIVSAILGIAEALELEVVAEGIENQAQYQELRGLDCQRGQGFLMARPQPWEQIRMMMLDPYH